agcagtatgtctGGGATTAGctctacttgtggaaatatggtgctgATCAAATTATCCGCAGGTGCATACCAAACTCTGAATTTCAGTAAATTCtatctttttgtcattcttatgcttgtggtggtcactttggttctaaacgtaccgctctcgAAGTCCTTGAGAGTggtttttattggcctaccctatttggggatgcatatgctttttgcaaatcttgtgatagatgtaaacgaacgggcaatctaggtgctcgaaatcaaatgccactcaatcctattctcactgtcgatatttttgatgtgtggggcattgattttatgggttcttttgttaattcaaatggaaaattttaaatacttcttgttgtggattatgtttctaaatgggtggaagctaaagccacccctaataatgattctcaagttgtttgtgagtttgcgaaggaatatattttctctagacatggtacaccaagagtggttatcagtgatggaggctcgcacttcaagaaatccttccatgctctcctCAATAAGTACAACATAACTCACAAGGTCGGTACGCCATATCACCCACAAATTAGTGCgcaagctgaaatttcaaatcgtgagatcAAGTCCATCTTGGAGAAAACCGTTAACAGAACATAGAATTGGAGTTATAGACTCAATGATGCATTTGTggcatatagaacggcgtacaaaacaccgatGGGTATGTCTctatatcggttggtttatggaaaaacttttcatcttccggttgaacttgagaacaaggcttattgggcgataaagatgtgcaacatggattatgacaatgcggggaaacataGAAAGTTACAAattaatgagctagaggagatacataATGATTTTTACGAGAGTGCCCGGATTTACAAGGAGAAGACTAAactttttcatgacaagatgatttataGAAAGAGTATTGTTGggggccaaaaagttcttctatttaattctcgtcttaagttATTTCCCGGTAAGCTAAGGTCACGTTGGAGTGGAccttttgttgttactaatgtttttccttatggtgcagttgaagttACTAGTCTCACGAAAGGGACAATTTTCAAAGTAAACGTCCATATATTAAAGCCATATTACGAAAACTTTACTACGAATGTGGACGTGATTGAGCTTCGTgatgtactccctctggaggagtagtttGGAGAATGCTGAGTCGGGTTAAGGACATAAAactaagcgcttaatgggaggcaacccataggttttgtatcttaaacccttttattttttgtttttatttttttcatataatatttgcatccccatgtttaatttcattgagtccGGAATCTATCTTATAAAAGAATTATGatgaataccttttcgtcagaaaactTCAGACTGCGCatagttcagtccagagaccataactgtcagaccgtttatcTAAACACTGTTCCCTTTTAACATTGTATAGAAAACACgtagatgaacaacttttgtgaaatggagtttttccaaattccttaccaatttgcacagtttatgcattttattttctgctACGTCAGAATTCAGATTTTTCAGTTTTACAcactgaggacaatgtgaagtttaagtgtgggggagtattttgcatatagagtttttcgttctttttgagttttcaaaaaaaaaaaaaatgcataaaaacctccatcttatagagattttagagtcactagcatacttttaggtatgtttacatagagaattctgaccgacataactgaacttggaagtgttagggaactacgttcggatttcttacgaattggagtgttaaataatagatttaatcatgccggtgatgcaaatgaggtgcagggagaaattcattattagagttgctgatcaattaTTAGTGGAGACTAGCCATTTTCACATCAACCGAGGCACcaaaccagatttctttataaatgactaaagagcattcttttgagtgtgtgtcaccgtacgttaattccgggtagagtggtgatctacccaacctcccaccaatagaagcactactatttgatctcttgagtgctaattttttcaatcatgagggtgaggTCTATGgacgaaaaccaccttcttgttgtttgatttgcagttagcaccattctatctcgccaacaacagatccatagaaacacatcatcatcatcatcgataAGGGAGCGACATCAATATCTACAAGGAAAGATGAAGACGTTTaaagtttacaagcaacaatacaaggaagagaaaatttcatatccaagtaaagcaacatacaatgagcagaattttaaatacatgttgaagacttataatATAAGGAGCGAAATTCTATATCAAAGTGGAAGACtaagtacaagagcgaagaaaatcaaaagatgagaattattggagtttatgatatcgaagacaatacaagttatGAACAATTAAGCGGTAAAGTATTTCACCCATGGCTATTTCCATTGttaatttttgtattatttttcttgttctcttcaaaacaaaaaaaccaaaaaaaaaaaaaaaaccaaaaaaagaacaaaaaaaaaaatgaaaagaaaaaaaaaatgagacagaAAATTTTGTTATATTGTTTTTATTTGTTTAACAAGGCCGTGGGGAAGGaagaaaaatttataaggaaGTTTCGAGCAACAAGGAATAGAGGAAAAAAGTTACaattgtcaaagttttatgaagttcaagagttcatcatcaatagttgaagaccgaagacgaagaccaagaagatgaagaagacgagctgaaggaagacgtttctattggatgttgtgagagtggtgctttcatcgttgcaatcagatgtgaaggtggtaagtactcccatccttgcatatggttgatttcctttcttagacatcatcagaaaaatatctttattttccacgattttgtggagtctccagaaataattcggaaggtttccttcccaccattcaacgtgtacaggattctctcttcattcctacctgcacacatgtgagatcCATAAAAAAattgtcttattgagtgcaattatcataaaatccttttaagtgaggcagaaatTGAggtgaaatgcttattgatcgctctcaaacacgcattctctcattatggtgtggttatttcttactcaagatttaagaatgaatatattctttggtatttctaacttcttattactagcatgaagaaactctatgtcctcatagctctttggatgcttgggaagctggaccgctttgaagttggagtaggttttgtgggtatacctctcgtaagccctcacgaaactataactcgtccactagggacacctaggggttcaaaggcatgttgcattagctaagtgcatccgtatcctcgacgacatggagttgttgtatttatttagtaagttttctcgaggactagaaaaagataagtgtgggggaatttgataagtgcataattcacatgattttagtgattatttcatgcttgttttagttagatttcttgcatattatccttgtaCTACTAttgttttccattttatttgtttatttaggtGAATCATTCAAAGTCAATGGAAAAGGCTGCAAAATAACTATAAAGTGGAGTTCTCCAAAGATCCAAGTGTTTAAAGCCAAAGGAAGTGGacgaagtgcgacgaaaaggagaaaAGAATGCTCAAGATCATAACAAGGACTAGAAGACCAAGTTTTAATCATcaaaattaaggatttcttataACCGTCTTGAATAGAATTCAATTTTGAAGAGAACGgtgaaataatgaggtcattccgagttcggacgaagaagttacagccAAAACAGTCGAGACGAAAAATGGCAATCTACAGCACCACTTTCGGCATTGCTAAAGCAATACCGAAAGTAACCATATTTCGGGCAGAGAAGATGTATTTCGAGCACCACTTTCGGCATTGCTAAAGCAATGCGGAAAGTAACCATATTTTAGGCAGAAGAGGTGTATTTTTGACCCCAACTTTCGGTATTGCTTTGGGGAGTTTGACAACGCCGACTAAGATAAACCTATGGGGtcccttttgacgtattttgacttccaaatcaaggaaacacGGCCCCGGATGGATTATAATACCTAGATTTCATTAAACCTATATAAGAGGACTTCCAAAAACGATTAGAGGGGATCTTACACACAACTTTGCAAGCTTGGAGAGAAAGAACAACAACAGAGCTAGGGTTTTGCTGCAGTTCTCATCAATCGAaacaatttcttctctagtttatcatatgtataacatggatgctcctacatccatgagtagctaaaccatTATTGAtttaggatgaattctaagttctagacttgatttgatttaatatatgcatctattttgagttcttcatatgattatcgtttgcttCTACTTTGATGAATGTTTATGATTGATAAATTGATTGCTTTTGGTGGCCAACTATAGTAGTTTATTTATtgatctattgctagtaaagggttaggatattcgtgtaattgttgaataatccatacacaagtagagaacttgagaccttgcagagggattctgtggagcaatcgcgtttagaacaacattagaaagtggaccttgcgctaagagtctaactactaagatTAACCTAATTCATAAAACATAAACCATTCGACtaagttacaccttgagtgcgctactacttggtggctaGTATGAATAGAATCTAatattcgagcgcttcggtattcagtgaccaaaggactttaggGGGTAGCACCGTGCTAGTTGTTATCCCACGGTtgatgataatctatgattaatgatgaatggatgagtatattaactcattgacggtttaatTTTATTctctttatttactttgtttgcaatctaaaaacaaaaccccccccAATTGTGACCTTTTGAACAACTAaatctccctgctcttcgtgggaatgaCCTTGACTTtcattatattacttgttaaATGAGTGAAATAAAGATCACTAATTTGATTGCACCCACGACACGCAtcatcgagataatacgacaacaagatgacttgtgtgattgactatggaaacaagatcgagacaatacaacaatgaagtatgattacttgttgataggttcagacttaaccaaacacaatagtattgctatcaagtaagtaggaattaacgtttgtttatttttcatctaattacaataaaaacaattataattgcggaaatagaaaagtaaaagactcaacaagattttgttaacgaggaacccgcaaatgcagaaaaacctcaggaccttatccagaattgagtactctcaggattaagccactatactaaatctaaaccaacttcgtatagttcagcccaagcaactaaacctatagttcacctagttccttctgtatccatgcgcctccaacttgcaataagtcacgcacttggaacaattcctttggttcgtattccaaaaagtaaaggaacaacaaatctgttcggtaacaactcttttcaaacaacatgatatgattttgacaaaaggctcttccgtttatcccaataaacacctttgtcaggttcttagatcaatctcttaatagttaccaaagtaattgtctagactatgcaatcaatactcttaatcacaaagaaacgtattgatgtcgatctaatcaactaatcaatcaaggttatcacaaagataaaccgattatagctggatccccaaccgatcaagttttgtgcacaccaaagattatgaactcaaataagaaatcttatttgtcttcaaatcttcttagatattcaataaacacctgcacacaatcaacttgaatatcttgtaatcaatcacacacagaacggagtctgttaacaatggattttcacaagacgtctttagatctacaaacagtataaagatccccgtcgatacttcgatctagtttgagtgaatctaaaagttcaacaactgttagtcaatcaaatcaatcgaaaactaatcaaaaactacaattatctagtttcccaccaactgtactcgtagagcttcctaatcccaaagaaatctttaaaacgagcggtcgtaagagatttcgcctaattagggtactttcctctccaaatagacggctccaccagtaacaacacaacaaggtagttttgctggctctgaggattagtttgcttgaaatccAAACttcgatatttatagaccaaggaagtttggacgctaagggatttccaaaaccgaaaatattctcaagatatgctatATATTTCCAacttcggttttcataattcctagaaatgctttgtacaaatattgactgaaatctcagtagaaaatctccaattagtaaatgcacattaccaatttttattttctaaagatatgcattttaattgctggaaattaaaagcatataaaactaaaaaccttaattaaaagctCCTCAATTGATTTCGATctaggattctcctttagctattaaggaatatctttgaacaataaaagataagcgttattgcacatgttcaaagtatgtcgaattCATTACTTTTTacatcctttttcatatttacaatcttggaaccgattttccacacttccaaacgagtttagagttggtttatctgacttccaagaactatgtgatcggtcacactagctttccaaaaattggttgactaggtactaggatcagttaccacataattatggtatttaaaTTGTAATCAGTTGcgcaagttataggatcggttaccaattactaagacttgtagtacctcttacaaggatcgattccacactcttgtgatcggttgcacctcttactaggatgttccccaatgtctagagttggtcataccaattaaaatatatcgatcataccatctcaggtgattacttaagatcagtttcactaataaaagtcataacaATACAAAAGTCAtccattgtgaatagttttaccaagatatataaacaagttatgagccgTTATACTAAACACATATCGGTAATCCAaaaatttgcaatgaataacaataccaataagcctagcaatttccctttcgattcatacaacaagtttatgaattgtacttcctttaaacgaatgtaaaacattgtttcctaggacgaaatatttacccatacccatacataatcacaatagcattcatatgattatgtcgatgtcttatatacgaagttcaaaagatagacgttatactttgtagtgtaattccttaatattgtGTCTAACTAGAATATAATCATTCACGTcttcgaagttatgttttcaatatgcacgacttgaaagatacgttagtaatgaaacagttcaagtcaaatattactaacctcaaaaggAACGATGATgccgtcgatgtagctctttacttcttcacattcttcaagtcttcatgtaatacttgtaagtctcatatcataataactttttagctaacctatacgaagttgactctagtaaataataaaatgactctttaaatgaatgttgattcactaaaatatgacaatcaaacttgacataccaacgcttggtgggttcaaccgagctatgctctaacaagcaatatttgctcactttaactattaacattcattcgacaattatatatccgtctcaacagacatgttcaattcatgaatcctagagcattcatAAACCATGCTCGATTCAGCAACATAAAGATTCATCGTCTCATCAggtcaataactgactaattaaatacacgtcttccttgaaGACTCCACAATCAAGAgtcatcaatcgtgtcacatggatattaactagggttttggtctggcggcctacgacaggtgtgttcacccacgatgataatgtgactaagtcgtgcaagcggttagaggagttaacgaagtagtgggtggaaaataagCCAAGTCTCTGCATGATGAGTAACtgattttaacacgatttcccactttcccactctttgactccagcaatcgtcacacttactgggatcaatgtgtctactatttctggaaatataaataagtctctgaacccatgattgaaacaacagaacAAGAACTCAACGTctaagcaattactctcaacagagcaaattcaatcatcaCAACTTATTTTGCttatgcagaatacacaacacattcacaatccttgatcatcatttatCTCACACTTTTCTCAGTTTTCCTCCTACATATCGACCAAtctcttttgtgaccgaattgacactaaaacgtccattgtcttggtttaggccagagtcttacagattgatctctcgaattcaagcacTCCATTTGCAGTGTATCTGTTTGCAAATGGTTAAAGAAAttagctcggttcgaggagtttccttcgcacggtcgtctcttcacttacTAAAAAACTTGTAAATTGTTTTCTCCCATCAGCAAATCTTTGTTGGAATTGAGTTCtttattcatgaaccttatgttcctatggcCATTGACgagaaggagttcggggacgataaagaattttttagaggccttaatgtctaggaaacttcttatgagaatttattcttgtgttttaagaaggataactagtgtTTGGATAACAATTATTgtaagtacacatagctattgccaacatttttcatcttgcaatgtttttaaatttatttatttaaattctaaagtttatttggaagatgatttgcagtattgatctttatggttttatatattgcaacttgttatgggatctgtgtgtttgcgtccgttaactatgattgtcccatatatgtcaaaagttaagcctattatgtcattatgcaaatattgatgaagataggatgaacttttgattgcaaagattaagtctattatatgtctttatgaaaatattgatgaaatatagaatgaatctttgaatatgctGCAGTATTAGTCTTTTACTGATCCACttatatgtgaaagtattgtatggctccgtaagttctcttatgttgaacatttccgattaaattaatcataggttctcttgtggttaatttaattgagtattttggatacaaattcatgtttcatgtaatttgttaatgtccaaagaaatcattctttttttgtgaaagtaaggtcgctcttgtttttctttatggaatgacattttatgagggagagttcttaattgccaaatctctgtggggagtgcgtctgtggaatatggtaggagttttcttgtatctttataaactccttgatgaatacactaagttttgactatgtgaaatcatcgaaacaaagttgatatgttctcttttagtcatgaagtatctctatgagaatttcattatgatcccactagttttcatacctttgccaatatattgacaaaagggggagaattaatgtatagttcacactacaaatacatatggtttacggatcattatataagggggagtggttttcatgtgagatgatgTATTGATTAagagggagtaatacatatcaccatagtattgttgtcaaagttatgatacaattggactttgatgttgtgtaataatactatgacattgtataacaatgatcgagagctactgtttctcattgttatagctacagatcttcatcaactatgatactgagttgaacacattcagaatcactggagtacttggaagtgacgaagatttcgagtaatgttgaaaaaccaaggaaatcaaacatttggatgagaatctacaaagtttatttatattgtaatccatatgtattgatagttttgtcactaaaattgacaaagggggagattgttagagcactgctcggtcgaactcgtaagcgttgctatctcaagcttgttgtcaagtttagtttccaaaactataagtattgacttctagtctacttatagataagtctcggattaggatagaaagtgcagttgagcattagacttcacgatattcatcaattgaagacgaagaaatactaagggtagcttgtggaacttcatcaaaaaaatgtacgtggatacttgaactcatctatcactcaaaagtccatctactctatctcttatttgagacaaaagtcgtatagccatatagatttcgattatacacatttgatatttcgagatgagtttaactcgctaacatatttctcgaaatatgtgttggtaagattttgctttaaccaagttcatcttatattcttgacgaaagtcaaaagatgatcatgtggaaatctttttgtaacatcttacgtgatttgtgtgagacaatcatttgatatagactgggaatgtttcgtattgatcattcgatcacttgaaaattgcttcaacgctaatagtttgtgagacagctattgtcgtcttttaagaatgtttcaataattaaaatgggagtttagaacacttaaccataaatgGATTATAAGCATAATATGCATACttacatatatgttgatccaagaatggaatgtagtatgcatacccgtatgtgtactggtgaGGCCAGGTAAAGTTCAGGagctatagtatgcgtacctataCGCGTActagcgaagtcagttgaagtccgggtactatagtatgcgtacctataCGCGTACTGGATTTAACTGAAACTTGGAAGtgtacgacaatatgcgtacccctttgcatactggcgaacacaatgcaagtccggctacttaagtatgtgtacctatttgcgtacttgagttggttatgttctaaaatcgttttgttcatgaattaatacatttatattatagggaatgcaatcttttgcaaaccgtgtctataatgttcatgaattgattcgagtgaattaaaatcgattttgcttcaattgtgtcttatatacttatatgagaatataaacaactgaacaactctagaactagtttcatttgattcatttgaactagttatggttaagatgaataaggttgatatgaaagtgttcatatggctaacttcggtgaattattgttgagccaacaaaggtgtacacgtttaggtacggttactcatatctaaatgaagtcactttctatttgtgtgtaacaatctaagttcgatctaaaggttgaaatatattagcttgagtttaatcaggttttcatctaacggtgagtattgaatgctttgttaccaaggtaacattgattgcaaacccatatttaaagactatataaaggagaaccctagtaactgggaaacctaattcccacacctcttgtgtgatactagttacgactagagtcgattctcctttaaccttagattctAAAACCCaatagattaacgacttgaagacttcattgggattatgaagccataaccaactattttctatgtagttgtgtgttctaatcttactgtattctatcgtgattgagtattatattctctaagatttgctcgagatttaatctctgataggcaagataaaaagtagtcataaacatctttgtctcatcgtttgtgattccacaatatctttttttcgcaaccatacaattaagattattgtgaggtgattgatatttctaagttgttcttcgggaatataattctggtatatcaattggttcatgttcacgttgatttatcaaaagaaga
The nucleotide sequence above comes from Papaver somniferum cultivar HN1 chromosome 8, ASM357369v1, whole genome shotgun sequence. Encoded proteins:
- the LOC113306312 gene encoding uncharacterized protein LOC113306312, with the protein product MDYDNAGKHRKLQINELEEIHNDFYESARIYKEKTKLFHDKMIYRKSIVGGQKVLLFNSRLKLFPGKLRSRWSGPFVVTNVFPYGAVEVTSLTKGTIFKVNVHILKPYYENFTTNVDVIELRDVLPLEE